In one window of Pseudodesulfovibrio sediminis DNA:
- a CDS encoding L-lactate permease has translation MSIEVLALVALLPILVALVLMVGMRWPATKAMPLAWLTAAAGAVAVWGLPVQYVAALTLQGFVTAIGILIIVFGAILILRTLQQSGGMETIQYGMQNITPDRRIQAIIIGYMFAAFLEGAAGFGTPAALAAPLLLTLGFPPLAAAIICLVFNSFPVTFGAVGTPVVLGLKYLAPGVNDAVSAGTAGINFTNMGDFNMLVGQWATIMHLGMIFILPIFMLGFITRFFGPERSWKPGLAAWKFCIFAAISFVVPYLFFAWNVGPEFPSLIGGLIGLGIIITGAKMGFCMPKTAWNFGDPAKWDPEWTGSVSVGSTEFKAHMSQFKAWLPYILIGLILVVTRIPELGLKGMLAGQALKFSSILGFKSVNASIAYLYLPGTIPFTLVALLTVLIHGMPGNKVKTAWTQAIVTMKNPTIALFAAVALVSIFRGSGIADVALNPNSYPSMPLAMAKAVAAITGNAWPMFASYVGGLGAFITGSNTVSDLLFAEFQWGVATQLELPRQIIVAAQAVGGGMGNMICIHNIVAVCAVVGLSGMEGQILKRTVWPFLLYGLVVGIVASLMSFVFLPGLF, from the coding sequence ATGTCTATTGAAGTGCTTGCTCTTGTCGCGCTGCTGCCCATTCTGGTTGCGCTCGTTCTCATGGTCGGTATGCGCTGGCCAGCCACCAAAGCCATGCCCCTGGCATGGCTCACCGCCGCTGCTGGTGCCGTCGCCGTATGGGGCCTTCCCGTACAATACGTCGCAGCCTTGACCCTTCAGGGTTTCGTGACCGCCATCGGCATCCTGATCATCGTATTCGGTGCCATTCTCATTCTTCGCACACTGCAGCAGTCCGGCGGTATGGAGACCATCCAGTACGGCATGCAGAACATCACCCCTGACCGTCGCATCCAGGCCATTATCATCGGCTACATGTTTGCAGCGTTTCTGGAAGGCGCAGCCGGCTTCGGTACCCCCGCAGCACTTGCCGCACCGCTTCTGCTGACCCTTGGCTTCCCGCCGCTGGCCGCAGCGATCATCTGCCTTGTTTTCAACTCCTTCCCCGTCACCTTCGGCGCAGTCGGAACCCCGGTTGTTCTGGGCCTCAAGTATCTGGCCCCCGGTGTCAACGACGCTGTTTCCGCAGGAACCGCCGGTATCAATTTCACCAACATGGGTGATTTCAACATGCTGGTCGGCCAGTGGGCCACCATCATGCACCTCGGCATGATCTTCATTCTGCCCATCTTCATGCTGGGCTTCATCACCCGTTTCTTCGGCCCTGAACGCAGCTGGAAGCCCGGCCTGGCCGCATGGAAGTTCTGCATCTTCGCAGCTATCTCCTTTGTCGTTCCCTACCTGTTCTTTGCCTGGAATGTCGGCCCTGAATTCCCATCCCTGATCGGTGGTCTCATCGGCCTCGGCATCATCATCACCGGCGCCAAGATGGGCTTCTGCATGCCCAAGACCGCCTGGAACTTCGGTGACCCTGCCAAGTGGGATCCCGAATGGACCGGTTCCGTTTCAGTCGGCTCCACCGAATTCAAGGCCCACATGAGCCAGTTCAAGGCCTGGTTGCCTTACATTCTCATCGGCCTGATCCTGGTCGTCACCCGTATCCCGGAACTCGGCCTCAAGGGCATGCTCGCTGGTCAGGCTCTCAAGTTCAGCAGCATCCTCGGCTTCAAGAGCGTCAACGCTTCCATCGCCTACCTCTATCTGCCCGGTACCATCCCGTTCACCCTGGTCGCCCTGCTGACCGTGCTCATCCACGGCATGCCCGGCAACAAGGTCAAGACCGCATGGACCCAGGCCATCGTGACCATGAAGAACCCCACCATCGCCCTGTTCGCAGCGGTCGCTCTGGTGTCCATCTTCCGTGGTTCCGGCATCGCCGATGTCGCGCTGAACCCGAACTCCTACCCCTCCATGCCGCTGGCCATGGCAAAAGCTGTCGCAGCCATCACCGGTAACGCATGGCCCATGTTCGCCTCCTACGTCGGTGGATTGGGTGCTTTCATCACCGGCTCCAACACGGTCTCCGACCTGTTGTTCGCGGAATTCCAGTGGGGAGTTGCCACGCAGCTCGAACTGCCTCGCCAGATCATCGTGGCCGCACAGGCTGTCGGTGGCGGCATGGGCAACATGATCTGTATCCACAACATCGTCGCAGTCTGCGCCGTTGTCGGCCTGTCCGGCATGGAAGGCCAGATCCTGAAGCGCACCGTATGGCCCTTCCTGCTGTACGGTCTGGTTGTCGGCATCGTCGCCAGCCTGATGAGCTTCGTGTTCCTGCCCGGCTTGTTCTAA
- a CDS encoding FAD-binding oxidoreductase → MTKDAIVKEFEAIVGGENVMTSETDRHAYSYDAAVLDSVMPALVVRPETSEALGAATKLCNDNGLPLTVRGAGTNLSGGTIPHPGGVVVLTNGLNRILEINEEDMYAVVEPGVVTAQFAAEVAKRGLFYPPDPGSQTVSTLGGNVAENAGGLRGLKYGVTKDYVMGMEFWDVNGQLVKTGSRTVKCVTGYNLAGLMVASEGTLSVFDKITLKLIPPAQAAKSMMAIFPSMKAASETVAAIIANKIVPATLEMMDNFTIRTVENFRGAGLPVEAAALLLIEVDGHPAQVEDEAAMVEKICKANGATELKVAKDAAERDAVWQARRDALPALAKLKPTCVLEDATVPRSKIPAMIEALEDISKKLDLTIGTFGHAGDGNLHPTILTDKRDKQEWERVEKGIDMIFEKALAMGGTLSGEHGIGLAKSKYLEQETTRATLEYAHRMKSVLDPKGILNPGKIIGFRK, encoded by the coding sequence ATGACCAAAGATGCCATTGTCAAAGAATTCGAAGCCATCGTCGGTGGCGAAAATGTTATGACCAGCGAGACTGACCGTCACGCATACTCATACGATGCAGCCGTGCTTGACTCCGTCATGCCCGCGCTGGTCGTGCGCCCCGAAACAAGTGAAGCTCTTGGAGCTGCCACCAAATTATGCAACGACAATGGTCTGCCCCTGACTGTCCGCGGTGCAGGAACCAATCTTTCCGGTGGGACCATCCCCCACCCCGGCGGTGTTGTCGTTCTAACGAACGGCCTGAACCGCATTCTCGAAATCAATGAAGAAGACATGTACGCCGTGGTCGAACCGGGCGTCGTCACCGCGCAGTTTGCAGCAGAAGTTGCCAAACGCGGCCTCTTCTATCCCCCGGATCCGGGTTCCCAGACTGTCTCCACCCTTGGCGGCAACGTTGCCGAAAACGCCGGAGGCCTGCGCGGTCTCAAATATGGCGTCACCAAGGACTATGTCATGGGCATGGAATTCTGGGACGTTAACGGCCAACTCGTCAAGACCGGCTCCCGTACTGTCAAATGCGTCACCGGCTATAATCTGGCCGGACTCATGGTCGCCTCCGAAGGCACTCTGAGCGTCTTCGACAAAATCACTCTGAAGCTCATCCCTCCGGCACAGGCTGCCAAATCCATGATGGCGATCTTCCCCTCCATGAAGGCTGCATCCGAGACCGTTGCCGCCATCATCGCCAACAAGATCGTGCCTGCGACCCTGGAAATGATGGACAACTTCACCATCCGCACTGTCGAAAACTTCCGTGGAGCCGGACTGCCTGTCGAAGCGGCCGCCCTGCTGCTGATTGAAGTGGACGGCCACCCGGCTCAGGTTGAAGACGAAGCCGCCATGGTCGAAAAGATCTGCAAGGCCAACGGAGCCACCGAGCTGAAGGTCGCCAAAGACGCCGCCGAACGCGACGCTGTCTGGCAGGCCCGTCGCGACGCACTGCCCGCACTGGCAAAGCTCAAGCCCACCTGTGTCCTTGAAGACGCCACCGTGCCCCGTTCCAAGATTCCGGCCATGATTGAGGCTCTGGAAGATATCTCCAAGAAGCTCGACCTGACCATCGGTACCTTCGGTCACGCTGGTGATGGCAACCTCCACCCCACCATCCTCACTGACAAGCGCGACAAGCAGGAATGGGAACGTGTGGAAAAAGGCATCGATATGATCTTTGAAAAGGCGCTCGCCATGGGCGGCACACTCTCCGGCGAACACGGCATCGGCCTGGCGAAATCCAAATATCTGGAGCAGGAAACCACCCGCGCCACTTTGGAATACGCTCACCGCATGAAGTCCGTTCTTGATCCCAAGGGCATCCTGAACCCCGGCAAGATCATCGGTTTCAGGAAATAG
- a CDS encoding (Fe-S)-binding protein — MADINKLAQMFKELDDQLVGCMRCGMCQAVCPVFAQSGRETDVTRGKLALLDGLASEMLTDPEGVNEKLNRCLLCGTCQSNCPSGVSVMDIFLKARAIMTGYFGLSPVKKAIFRGMLKNPKLFNMLTDMGSLFQGLFTKKVDDMLGSSCARFNAPVIGDRHFNTLSSKPLHKTFPEMDSAPGKSGLKVAFYVGCVIDKIFPHVGEAILDVLKYHGVGVYMPKGQACCGIPALSSGDTETFDTLVDLNMERFKDGEFDYLVTGCATCTSTIKELWPRMYTGNPALKGDINVLEQKTMDISQFLVDILKITPQEITGGKSVTYHDPCHLKNSLGVTAQPRTVIKAAGCDFKEMAEAGTCCGCGGSFNIAHYDMSKKIGGRKADNIMASGAQIAATSCPACMLQITDMLSQKEASMECKHVIELYADTLRGK; from the coding sequence ATGGCTGATATCAACAAACTCGCCCAAATGTTCAAGGAGCTGGATGACCAGCTTGTCGGCTGCATGCGCTGCGGCATGTGTCAGGCAGTGTGTCCTGTTTTCGCACAGAGTGGTCGCGAAACAGACGTGACACGCGGCAAACTGGCCCTGCTTGACGGTCTGGCTTCCGAGATGCTCACCGACCCTGAAGGGGTCAATGAAAAGCTCAACCGCTGTCTGCTCTGCGGCACATGCCAGTCCAACTGTCCTTCCGGCGTATCCGTCATGGACATCTTTCTGAAGGCCCGCGCCATCATGACCGGCTATTTCGGATTGTCACCGGTCAAGAAGGCCATTTTCCGTGGCATGCTCAAGAACCCCAAGTTGTTCAACATGTTAACCGATATGGGCTCCCTGTTCCAGGGACTGTTCACCAAGAAGGTGGACGACATGCTCGGTTCGTCCTGTGCGCGTTTCAACGCGCCAGTCATCGGCGACCGTCATTTCAACACCCTGTCCAGCAAGCCCCTGCACAAGACATTCCCCGAGATGGACTCCGCCCCCGGTAAATCCGGACTCAAGGTTGCCTTCTACGTGGGCTGTGTCATCGACAAGATATTCCCTCATGTGGGTGAAGCCATCCTCGATGTCCTCAAGTACCACGGCGTGGGCGTGTATATGCCTAAAGGTCAGGCATGCTGCGGTATTCCTGCGCTTTCGAGTGGCGACACAGAGACCTTCGACACGCTGGTCGATCTCAACATGGAACGGTTCAAAGACGGTGAATTCGACTATCTGGTCACCGGCTGTGCCACCTGCACTTCCACTATCAAGGAATTGTGGCCCAGGATGTACACCGGCAACCCGGCTTTGAAGGGAGACATCAATGTCCTGGAACAAAAAACCATGGACATCAGTCAATTCCTTGTAGATATATTGAAGATTACGCCTCAGGAAATTACAGGAGGCAAGTCGGTAACATACCATGATCCTTGCCATTTGAAGAATTCTCTTGGTGTAACAGCCCAACCACGAACGGTGATCAAGGCCGCTGGTTGTGATTTCAAGGAAATGGCTGAAGCAGGCACATGCTGTGGCTGCGGAGGCAGCTTCAATATTGCCCACTACGATATGTCCAAGAAAATTGGTGGTCGCAAAGCAGACAATATCATGGCTTCCGGTGCACAGATTGCTGCAACCAGCTGTCCGGCATGTATGTTGCAAATTACAGACATGCTCTCTCAGAAAGAGGCGAGCATGGAATGCAAACATGTCATAGAACTCTACGCAGATACCCTGCGTGGGAAATAA
- the pta gene encoding phosphate acetyltransferase has protein sequence MSKNLYVSATEERSGKSAVILGVMQMLLREINNVAIFRPIINDPGEGNKDHDISLMIDHFKLSIPYRDTYAYTLKETRELINSGQYALVLENILNKYKALEEEYDFVLCEGTDFKGKDPAFEFDLNADIAANIGSPMLVVTSGRDKTPDEVVNITQTTLDTLVEKGVEPLACLVNRAPDGMTDELVSHIEYKDAPGHMPVYVIPENEALGKPTIADVKRWLDADVLYGHSGLQSLVDNYVIAAMQIGNFLDYIEPGSLIITPGDRSDIILSSLATRLSSSYPDIAGIVLTGGLEVSTNVHKLIEGWTGVPVPVLAVKGHTYHNVQELNRLYGRIEADDYQRIATALGGFTQHVNVDELRDRLIEQRSVRVTPKMFEFSLFDKASRNKQRIVLPEGTGERILRATDILLRRGVADIILLGREDEIRNNASKFGVDISEVQIIDPAESELLDSFAEEYLELRKHKGMIAEMAWDRMSDTTYFGTMMVYKGFADGMVSGSVTTTAQTIRPAFEFVKTKPGSSIVSSVFLMCLKDRVLVYGDCAVNTNPNAQQLAEIAISAAETAKIFGVEPRVAMLSYSTGKSGKGEDVQKVTEATELAQQYIKERGLDFPIEGPLQYDAAVDPDVAKVKMPDSDVAGKATVFIFPDLNTGNNTYKAVQRAANAVAIGPVLQGLNKPVNDLSRGCTVPDIVNTVAITAIQAQAEKGK, from the coding sequence ATGTCTAAGAACCTGTATGTGAGTGCGACAGAGGAACGCAGCGGAAAGTCCGCTGTCATTCTGGGTGTCATGCAGATGCTCCTGCGTGAAATCAACAATGTCGCCATCTTTCGGCCCATAATCAATGATCCTGGCGAAGGGAACAAGGATCACGACATCTCCCTGATGATCGATCATTTCAAACTCTCCATCCCTTATCGCGATACATATGCATACACGCTCAAGGAAACCCGTGAACTGATCAACTCCGGTCAGTATGCGCTGGTCCTCGAGAACATCCTGAACAAGTACAAGGCGCTTGAAGAAGAGTATGACTTCGTGCTCTGTGAAGGCACTGACTTCAAGGGCAAGGACCCTGCATTCGAGTTTGATCTCAACGCGGACATTGCAGCCAACATCGGTTCTCCGATGTTGGTTGTCACCTCCGGACGAGACAAGACTCCGGATGAAGTGGTGAACATCACCCAGACCACGCTGGACACTCTGGTCGAAAAAGGCGTGGAGCCATTGGCCTGTCTGGTCAACCGCGCCCCCGACGGCATGACCGATGAACTGGTCAGCCATATCGAATACAAGGATGCTCCAGGCCACATGCCGGTGTATGTCATTCCTGAAAACGAAGCCCTCGGGAAACCGACCATCGCCGATGTGAAGCGGTGGCTTGATGCTGATGTTCTCTATGGTCACTCCGGCCTCCAGTCCCTCGTGGACAACTATGTCATCGCGGCCATGCAGATCGGCAACTTTCTCGATTATATAGAACCCGGCAGTCTGATCATCACCCCAGGTGACCGTTCTGACATCATTTTGTCGAGTCTCGCGACAAGATTGTCCTCTTCCTATCCTGACATTGCAGGCATCGTGCTGACCGGCGGACTTGAAGTGTCCACCAATGTCCACAAGCTCATCGAAGGATGGACCGGCGTGCCCGTACCCGTACTGGCCGTCAAGGGTCACACCTACCACAACGTGCAGGAACTCAACCGTCTTTACGGCCGCATCGAAGCTGACGACTATCAGCGTATCGCAACCGCTCTGGGTGGATTCACCCAGCATGTGAACGTTGATGAACTGCGCGACCGCCTGATCGAGCAGCGCTCCGTTCGGGTCACACCGAAGATGTTCGAGTTCTCCCTGTTCGACAAGGCTTCCCGCAACAAACAGCGTATCGTCCTGCCTGAAGGCACTGGCGAACGGATATTGCGTGCCACGGATATCCTGCTTCGTCGCGGTGTAGCTGACATCATCCTCCTTGGACGTGAGGATGAAATCCGCAACAATGCATCGAAATTCGGCGTGGATATCTCCGAAGTGCAGATTATTGATCCCGCCGAGTCCGAATTACTGGACTCCTTTGCCGAGGAATACCTTGAGCTCAGGAAACACAAGGGTATGATCGCTGAAATGGCCTGGGACCGCATGTCAGACACCACCTACTTCGGTACCATGATGGTATACAAGGGCTTTGCCGATGGCATGGTCTCCGGTTCCGTGACCACCACGGCCCAGACCATCCGCCCCGCTTTTGAATTCGTGAAAACGAAACCGGGAAGCTCCATTGTTTCCTCTGTTTTCCTCATGTGCCTGAAAGACCGTGTGCTGGTGTACGGTGACTGTGCCGTCAACACCAATCCCAATGCCCAGCAGTTGGCCGAAATCGCCATCTCCGCCGCCGAAACTGCCAAGATCTTTGGCGTGGAACCCAGAGTAGCCATGCTCAGCTACTCCACCGGTAAATCCGGCAAGGGTGAAGACGTGCAAAAGGTCACTGAAGCGACAGAACTGGCCCAGCAATACATCAAGGAACGTGGACTGGACTTCCCCATCGAAGGCCCGCTCCAGTATGACGCCGCTGTCGACCCGGATGTCGCCAAGGTAAAAATGCCCGATTCCGACGTGGCTGGTAAGGCGACCGTTTTCATCTTCCCGGACCTGAACACCGGCAACAACACCTACAAGGCGGTTCAACGTGCAGCTAACGCCGTGGCTATCGGTCCTGTCCTTCAGGGCTTGAACAAGCCGGTCAACGACCTCTCCCGAGGCTGCACCGTGCCTGACATCGTCAACACCGTCGCCATCACCGCGATCCAAGCACAAGCAGAAAAAGGCAAATAA
- a CDS encoding acetate/propionate family kinase has product MKILVINSGSSSIKYQLLDMDTESVMVTGLVERIGEAQGSLVNKTFPGTDKQTVTELDQPIPNHSEGLRLSIELICGGDNAVCSIKDIDAVGHRVVAGGEKFCAPVMVKDDMWPDLKETERLAPLHNPANLGGAKDAMELFPDVPHVLVFDTAFHSTIPPHAFMYALPYECYEKDNIRRYGAHGTSHKFVAGECARLIGKPAEETNIITIHLGNGASMAAVENGKCVDTSMGLTPLEGLVMGTRSGDIDPAVHNYLAVNRGMSIADIDTMLNKESGLKGLCGMNDMRDIHAAIEKGDKHAELALGVQTYRNRKYVSSYMGVLGRVDAIVFTAGIGENDAIVRQKSLEGLENFGVKIDEEVNNQRAKAPLKISADDSLVEIWVIPTNEELAIARETKSIVE; this is encoded by the coding sequence ATGAAAATACTTGTAATCAACTCTGGCAGCTCGTCCATCAAGTACCAGCTCCTTGACATGGACACCGAGTCCGTCATGGTCACCGGTCTGGTGGAACGTATCGGCGAGGCTCAGGGAAGCCTGGTCAACAAGACCTTCCCCGGCACCGACAAACAAACGGTCACCGAGCTGGATCAGCCAATCCCCAACCACAGCGAAGGACTGCGCCTGTCCATCGAACTTATCTGCGGCGGCGACAACGCAGTCTGCTCCATCAAGGACATTGATGCAGTGGGCCACCGTGTCGTGGCCGGTGGCGAAAAATTCTGCGCCCCGGTCATGGTCAAGGATGACATGTGGCCGGACCTGAAAGAAACGGAACGACTGGCCCCCCTGCACAACCCTGCCAACCTCGGCGGCGCCAAGGATGCCATGGAACTGTTCCCGGATGTTCCTCACGTCCTGGTCTTCGACACCGCCTTTCATTCAACCATTCCGCCTCACGCCTTCATGTATGCACTGCCATACGAATGCTACGAGAAGGATAACATCCGCCGGTACGGCGCTCATGGCACCTCCCACAAATTCGTGGCAGGAGAATGCGCCCGTTTGATCGGCAAGCCTGCGGAAGAGACCAACATAATCACCATCCATTTGGGCAATGGCGCTTCCATGGCCGCAGTGGAGAACGGAAAATGCGTGGACACCTCCATGGGCCTGACGCCTCTGGAAGGTCTGGTCATGGGAACCCGTTCCGGTGATATCGATCCTGCCGTACACAACTATCTGGCTGTGAACCGCGGCATGAGCATCGCGGACATTGACACCATGCTGAACAAGGAATCCGGACTCAAGGGTTTGTGCGGCATGAACGACATGCGTGATATCCATGCAGCCATTGAAAAAGGTGACAAACACGCCGAACTGGCCCTTGGTGTACAGACCTACCGTAACAGGAAGTATGTATCCTCTTACATGGGTGTACTTGGCCGTGTGGACGCCATCGTGTTCACTGCCGGCATCGGCGAGAACGATGCCATAGTCAGACAGAAGTCCCTGGAAGGACTTGAAAACTTCGGCGTCAAAATCGACGAGGAAGTCAACAATCAACGAGCGAAAGCCCCCCTCAAGATCTCTGCCGATGACAGTCTGGTGGAAATCTGGGTTATCCCGACCAATGAAGAACTCGCCATTGCCAGGGAAACAAAAAGTATAGTGGAATAA
- a CDS encoding LutC/YkgG family protein — MSSKDSLCQKFTEKAELVSAFVTTIKTEDEALDYTINLCDKKQACQLLVSGCEEGLSDKAGELCETKQTKVIAAPGLKKTLYKELAAKSEKAGFNCIDSGMRDLLAGIDIGFTYAEYGIADTGTLMLDCPGEELRLSTMISEFHVCVLPTSKIKANTYEVEKMMLTRMKKTPDYMAYITGASRTADIERVLALGVHGPLELHILLLEDD, encoded by the coding sequence ATGTCTTCCAAGGATTCCTTGTGCCAAAAATTCACGGAAAAGGCAGAACTGGTCTCGGCGTTCGTGACCACGATCAAGACCGAGGACGAAGCCCTCGATTACACCATTAACCTCTGTGACAAGAAGCAGGCATGCCAGCTTTTGGTCAGCGGATGCGAAGAAGGTCTGTCCGACAAGGCCGGAGAATTGTGCGAGACCAAGCAAACCAAGGTCATCGCCGCTCCCGGTCTTAAAAAGACCCTGTATAAGGAGCTTGCTGCAAAAAGCGAGAAAGCCGGATTCAACTGTATCGATTCCGGCATGCGCGATCTCCTCGCCGGCATAGACATCGGCTTCACCTATGCCGAATACGGCATTGCCGACACAGGGACTCTGATGCTCGACTGTCCCGGCGAGGAGCTTCGTCTGTCCACTATGATCAGTGAATTCCACGTCTGCGTGTTGCCCACGTCCAAGATCAAGGCAAACACCTATGAAGTGGAAAAGATGATGCTTACCCGCATGAAAAAGACCCCTGATTACATGGCCTATATCACCGGCGCCAGCCGTACCGCGGACATTGAGCGCGTTCTCGCCCTGGGTGTGCACGGACCTCTTGAACTCCATATCCTGCTGCTGGAGGACGACTAA
- the ldhH gene encoding L-lactate dehydrogenase (quinone) large subunit LdhH — translation MQKAHDLKEYRDELRESLDNDFLRTTLDNFAIAYRAGRANAFKDMDVRSLINDIAESKDIAGKNADKLFRDFKRNAEAAGIHVHFAKDGAEANAIIAKIAKDTGCKKIVKSKSMTAEETLLNHDLEDEGLEVTETDLGEWIIQLRHEGPSHMVMPAIHLSRYQVGELFTEVTGKEQDAEIEKLVKVARRELRQKYIEADMGITGANFAVAETGGIGLVTNEGNARLVSTLPRVHVALMGLDKLLPSLHDALRILKALPRNATGQQITSYVTWITGANECLSAEDGKKEIHYVMLDNGRSELVNDPLFSQVNRCVRCGACANVCPVYRLVGGHKMGHIYIGAIGLILTYFFHGKDKAKNLVQNCINCEACKDVCAGGIDLPRLIKDIHARIQDEDGHPLPSMLLGKVLKNRKLFHTLLRAAKWGQKPVAEKDGFIRHLPMIFSKEHSFRALPTIAEKPFRDWWKENKIKVKNPKHRVALFSGCVQDFVYPEQMQAAVELFQNNEVSMTYPMEQSCCGLPVQMMGEMKASKDVAIQNLRAFETDAYDYIITLCASCAAHLKHNYPKLVADNPRLKAKAEEFASKVIDYSSFVNDVLKVEASAFTKTGEKATYHAPCHLCRGLDVHEAPRELIEKGGLEYVECTEEEVCCGFGGTFSMKFPELSAELLNKKLNNVEATGADTLLTDCPGCIMQLRGGLKARDSHVKVKHVSEVLAKNKK, via the coding sequence ATGCAAAAAGCCCATGATCTCAAAGAATACCGTGACGAACTGCGCGAATCCCTGGATAACGACTTCCTGCGCACCACGCTCGACAATTTCGCCATTGCCTATCGGGCCGGAAGAGCCAATGCCTTCAAGGACATGGATGTCCGTTCTCTGATCAACGACATCGCTGAATCCAAGGATATTGCCGGAAAAAACGCCGACAAACTGTTCCGTGATTTCAAACGTAACGCTGAAGCCGCCGGCATCCATGTGCACTTTGCCAAGGATGGAGCCGAAGCCAACGCCATCATTGCCAAGATCGCCAAGGACACCGGTTGCAAAAAAATCGTCAAATCCAAATCAATGACTGCCGAGGAAACTCTCCTCAATCATGATCTGGAAGATGAAGGATTGGAAGTAACCGAGACCGATCTCGGTGAATGGATTATCCAGCTGCGCCACGAGGGCCCGTCCCACATGGTCATGCCGGCTATCCACCTCTCCCGCTATCAGGTAGGTGAACTCTTTACCGAAGTCACCGGCAAGGAACAGGACGCCGAAATCGAAAAGCTGGTCAAGGTCGCCCGACGCGAACTGCGCCAGAAATATATCGAAGCCGACATGGGCATCACGGGCGCCAACTTTGCCGTGGCAGAAACCGGCGGCATCGGCCTGGTCACCAACGAGGGCAACGCCCGTCTGGTGTCCACCCTGCCCCGCGTGCATGTTGCCCTCATGGGACTCGACAAACTCCTGCCCTCCCTGCATGACGCTCTGCGCATCCTGAAGGCGCTGCCCCGCAACGCCACAGGTCAGCAGATCACCTCCTATGTAACCTGGATTACCGGTGCCAACGAGTGTCTCTCTGCCGAAGACGGCAAAAAGGAAATTCACTACGTCATGCTGGACAACGGTCGTTCCGAACTGGTCAACGATCCGCTCTTTTCCCAGGTCAACCGGTGTGTGCGCTGTGGCGCGTGTGCCAACGTCTGCCCGGTCTACCGACTGGTGGGCGGTCACAAGATGGGCCACATTTACATTGGTGCCATCGGCCTGATCCTGACCTACTTCTTCCACGGCAAGGACAAGGCCAAGAACCTGGTCCAGAACTGCATCAACTGCGAAGCATGCAAGGATGTTTGCGCCGGCGGTATTGATCTGCCACGGCTTATCAAGGACATCCACGCTCGCATTCAGGATGAGGACGGCCACCCGCTGCCGAGCATGCTCCTGGGCAAGGTGCTCAAGAACCGCAAGCTCTTCCACACCCTGCTTCGTGCTGCAAAATGGGGCCAGAAGCCAGTGGCCGAAAAGGATGGATTCATCCGTCACCTGCCCATGATCTTCTCCAAGGAGCACAGTTTCCGTGCCCTGCCAACCATTGCCGAAAAGCCGTTCCGCGACTGGTGGAAGGAAAACAAGATCAAGGTCAAGAATCCCAAGCACCGCGTGGCCCTGTTCTCCGGTTGCGTACAGGACTTTGTCTACCCCGAACAGATGCAGGCTGCCGTTGAACTCTTCCAGAACAACGAAGTCTCCATGACCTACCCAATGGAACAGTCCTGTTGCGGCCTGCCTGTCCAGATGATGGGAGAGATGAAAGCGTCCAAAGATGTAGCCATCCAGAACCTGCGCGCCTTCGAGACTGATGCCTACGACTACATCATCACATTGTGCGCTTCCTGTGCCGCTCATCTCAAGCACAACTATCCCAAGTTGGTGGCGGACAATCCCAGACTGAAAGCCAAGGCTGAGGAATTCGCATCCAAGGTCATTGATTACTCTTCCTTCGTGAATGACGTACTCAAGGTGGAGGCCTCCGCTTTTACCAAGACCGGTGAAAAGGCCACATACCATGCCCCCTGCCACCTGTGCCGCGGCCTGGATGTCCACGAAGCCCCACGCGAGCTGATCGAAAAGGGCGGCCTGGAATATGTGGAATGCACTGAAGAAGAAGTCTGCTGCGGATTCGGCGGCACCTTCTCCATGAAGTTCCCCGAGCTGTCGGCCGAGCTGCTGAACAAGAAGCTCAACAACGTCGAAGCCACCGGTGCGGATACGCTGCTTACCGACTGCCCCGGCTGCATCATGCAGTTGCGCGGCGGCCTCAAGGCCCGTGATTCCCACGTGAAGGTGAAGCATGTCTCCGAGGTACTGGCAAAGAATAAAAAATAG